The Bacteroidota bacterium genomic interval TTTAATCACTACAGACTTTTTGTTAAAAAGCTCAATTGCAGTAGCTTATATTTTTTTGAATGCCGCACATATAAAATTATCATTTTTCATCTGGTCATGCCGGTTCATTAAGCATAAAAGATTTTCCTCCCAGTCTTCCGATTGGTGCTGTTTGCATATAATGCACAAATTTGGAATAGGAACTGATTGAGGATCGATTTTTTCGCCATTATCGTTATATAAACCATTTATTTCTTCAACCTGCTCGCTTTCATTCTCATTCTCATAAAGTTCAGCCTCCTTATTCAATATTTCAATTTCTTCGGGCGATGGCAGAAGGTCTTCAATTTTAATATCAAAATCCGTGGAAGTACTACTTGTTTCTTCATCAAATTTCAATTGAGCTGCCACTTCATCGCAGGTTTTGCAGTAGCCCGGAAACGGACAGTTTTCAATTTCCATATCGCACAGTTCAATGTTGTTTCTGCCAAAAGAAACAGCAACTTGTTTTTCTTTCCAGAAATTGAAAATTACCGGATATTTTAAATGTGCAGGTAGTGTTTCCGGAAAATCGAGCTTAAAATTGAAGTATTGGAGAAGATTTTCAAGTTCTGTGGCAAGTATTGATTTTTCCTCATCGGTGAGTTTTTCGGAAGGTGGAAGATGTTCAGCCTCTATTCCTGTAATTTCGGATATCGGCTCTTCATTATCACCAAATTGTTTTTCAATAAAAGACATGTCTTCGAGTTCCAACTCGCTGTTTACATCGGCATGGTCCCAAATATCGCGTGGAGGCCTGACATTGTGAGTTGCATACCTGATATCTTCGATTAGTTGGTTTATGTAGTTTTTCATAAAAAAAAGTGTTTATGTATAACATCAATTTCAATAATTGTTTTTCAAATTTATATAAAATCAAATCGTTGACCTGATTTAATTTCTAAATACTCCTCATTTAAACCGCCTTCTATGGTATAGATATTTGATAATCCTTCTTTTCGTAATTTGTAGTACAATTGGAATTTGCTTTCATCTGTTCGAGGATTTTCAATAAATTCAGATAAATCTGACAGTTTATATATGAACACCGAAAACACGAAATTCGACATTATTCCATTTAAGATTTTTAGTTCGTAGTTTTTCTGCGTAAACTCCAATTCTTTATTTTCTATTATTGAAACATATCTTTCCCACATCTTTTCGCCTGAAACAAAATTAGTGTTTTCGAGACAGTTATTTTTTGTAATCCATTCAAACTCTTTATCAGAGAAACTTTTTGTACTATAGCCATTAACTGGAATATCTATCGGAACAAAAATGTTTACATTTTGGCTATCTATCAGCCTGAAATCGTGATGAATGCCTTTAAAATCAAAACGACTGAAATTATCTAAATATTCATCCAATCCTTTTTTGTATGCAGATATATTTGTTTTAAAAATACCGGCAAATACTTTTTTGTATAATTCATCGAACGATTTATTTGATAAAATGTCTTTAATTCTTTTGGCATCAAATTTTTCAGTTTCCTGATATCTTAAATCATCGCCATATATTCGTTTTGGAGAATCGTGTTTAAACAAAAAAAGTTCGCAATTTTGTTTGTTTATATTTCTGTTTATTCGGCCAGCAAGTTGTTCGTCGCTGTCTATCAACGATTGATTTTTGAAACCCAGGTCCATATCTATATCAACCCCTGCTTCAACAACTTGGGTTGTGATTAAAAGAACTTTCGTGTTTTTATTTCTCGGGGCTTTCAAAAAATCAATTATATATTTCCTGCGGGCTTCGAGAATAGTTCCTGATAGTACGAAAATTTCATCGTAGAATTTCCCGTTTTCGTCTTCGCATTTTTGTAATTCTCTAAAAAAAGCGCTTGCCGACTTTTTGAATATAAATTCGATTATGGTGTGAACGCTTCCCAAATAACCATCATTTCGTGTTTCTGCATACTTTTTCGATTTTTCTAAAACAATATTAGCCAGCTCGCTTAATTCTATTTTTTTGTTTAGTAAATTGGTTTTTATTTTTACCCTGCCTGCAAAATTTGGGTTTTGAAGATAATTTTTTGCGTCAGAAATGAGCGAAACAAAAGGTTTTGGTTTATATCCCGAAAGTTCAATCTCATCAATTTTTGGTAGTGTTGCCGACATTATAATAAATTGAATATTAAATAATTCGGCATATTTAGCTATGAAGTATTTTATTTTGTCCCAATGTTCGGGGTTATAAGCCTGCAATTCGTCAATAATTACAATTGAATTTGCCAAACGATGCAACAAATAATTTGTGTCTTTTTTGTTCGATTTCAGAACATCGAAAAACTTGATGTGTGTCATCAAAGAAAAAGGATAATTCACAAATAAATTGTCGATTTGGTTGCGCTTTTCTTTTCCGTATTTTGCATCAATTTCGTTTCTGTATTCTTTTTCCTGAAAGCCCGATTTTGAATGTACTTGCGCAATCTGGTCATTTTCAAGCCCGAAGGTTTCTTTTATAGCTTTTGCAGTTTGTGTAATGAGAGTTGTAAACGGAAAAACATAAAATACTTTGTTGATTTCCGTGTGCAGCTCTATCATTTTTCGCACAGCTATCATCGACATATTGGTTTTCCCGCCCCCAGTTGGAGCTTCTATGTAAAAAACTTTTTCGTTTTTGTTTTTTTCAATTCCGGTCAGCACTTCCGCTCCAAGTTTTTGGCGAATAAAATTCAGGTTTTCGTTGCTTTTTTCTCCTAAATCGTCAAGGCTTTTGTGCAGATATTTCTCTTTGTTTTTGATTAATTCTCCGTTCCAAGGAGCTTTATCATTTTTGTCAAAATTCACAAAAAGTTTTTTCTTAAACTCATTGGTAATCAGTCCAAAATCTTCTTCCGATTTTAGCTCAATGTCATTCATATAATGCGAAGTTGCCAAATAATCGGAAGCAGTAAGCAATGAGTAGTTTAGTTTTAGTAGGGCGAAAAGCGGGAAGAAATCGAAATTGTTATTATTAATCTTATCATCGAAATATTCCCATAACTTATGTTCATTTTCAAAAAAACTACTTGAAAACTCAAACGTAATTTCGTTACCAAAAATTTCTAAAAACCGGTGTATGGATTTTATTTTGTCTTTTTCAAAATCGTAATCTTTATTAATACTGCCTGAATGATGTTTAATAATAGGAATGGCAAACAAAAAAGCATATGCCCAAAGTATAGACTTATTTTCATTGGTCAGTGAGCTATTATGAATTTCGTTAAAATGATAATTGAGAAATATGTATGCACTTAAAAACGAATGTTCAGACCCTATTTTAATGCTTTTGTCCTGTGGAAAGAATATTGTATTTTGCATCCTTTCTGTCTGAAAATTAGGGTTTATTTTTCCGAAATCGTGGAATACAATTGAATCAAGAAACATTCGTTTCAAATGATTTCCTGCGGCACTGCTTCCAAAACATATGCTTTTGATGAGGTTATCTATAATCTTTTCAATTTTATTAAGCTCTACAAGGCGCAAAAAACAATCTTTCACCTCATAAATATGTTCTTGCAATGTTTCTTTTTGTTTTTGGGTATGTGTATGAGCTTTGAACTCTTTTTTTTCTTTGAAAATGGATTCAATCTTAATGTTATTTTTCGAGATACTTTTAAAAGACCTGAATGATACCATTGTTTTTTAATTTTAAGATCATAAAATTTACTTCATAATTAGCCTTTAATGTCCAATTGGTAAAGGCAAAACTTTCATATTTATATTGATAATTCTTATTGCCAATATCTGTATATCCTATCGGCAATCTTTCGAAATAAGAAAAAGTATTGCCGGATTCAATGCTAAACGGGCTAAACGCTTGTATGTATTTAGAACCTTCTACCGGTTGGTTTTTTATGTAAATTGATTTTATTTTAAAACTTTCATTCGGTTTAAATTCCTCAAAATCATGTACTGTATATTTTTTCCACCAAACCGAAAATTCGTTTTTCCCCAAATATGGCAAATATTCTGCGTAGTATTTTGAAAGGTTTTCATCGGCTTTTCGATGGGTTTCGTTTTCGGTATCGAAAAAGAAATAGCAGCGATATGCTGGGGCTACAAGTGTTTGTTCGGTTATCATTAGATTACCGCCTTGTTCTTTGCTTGCCATTCCGGTTGTATTGTTATAAGTAACTGTTGTTTTTTGGAAATTACCTTTTTCGTGATTTAAGGGTTGAATCCCAATTTTTAAATCCTGAAAACTTAAATAATAATCAGGTAAAACGCCTTTTTCCTTAAAACCGCTTTCGCCTGCAATTGCTCCCAAAATACCTAATAACGAAGGTTTATGCAACATGTTAAATGTTAAGTAAATAGGTTCATTTGTGTCGGGCTTTTTTAACATGCCGAAATCGGCAAATATATCTATTGAAACGAGTTTTTGCATTTTCTATGAGTTTAGAATTTTTTCTATAAATTGTCTAAGCTTATTATAAACTTTGTCGAAGTCGGGCAATTCACCGGCAGGCAAATGGTTTCCTAAACTGCTTTGCCATGCACGCTTGTTAGTTCGTCCTTTTATAAGGTTTACAAAATCATGGGTATCATTAATCTTGATGCCTTTGCTCTTTGCTTTTTCAAACAAAATGTTTTTTATTGAAGTGGAAGAATCTTCAGGTAATAAGTTACTCAGATAGTTTAGGTCGTAAATATCTCGTGGGCGATTACGTTGAATTAATGAACGTAGTTTTTCTCCCAATACTTCAATGAGCGAATATGTTGGTATAATTTCTGAAATTAATGAATTGTCGGAATATTCATGAAGTATAGGTTTTTGTTCTGCCGGTAAAAGTAGCTTTTCCGTAAAACTAATGTCAAGCTTAATTTGTGTTTGCCATCGTGAAGGTGGCAAAGGCTTTTGATTTGGTTTGTGGTTTGCTCCCCAATATTTTATTTTAATTTCATATGCTTGCTCTTTGCCATCCGATTTTTGAATTTTCCTATTTTGAAAATGAAATTTAATTCCGCTGTTTCTTGCAGCTTTTTCAATGATTTTTTTAATTAATTTCTCATCAGCCACAATTTTTTTGCCTAATAAGGTGAAATCCAAATCTTCCGAAAATCGATAATCAGGAAAATAGCATTTCTTCAATGCAGTTCCTCCTTTGAAAACAAAACAATCTTTGATGTCCTTGATGGAAAACATAGCGTTTAAAAAATGTCCTAAAACCCAATCTTTATCTATTGTTTCGGTCTTTAAGCTTTTACTTTCGGCAATTTTAATTATCTCTTTTTGTAATATCATATCAAGAGTTTGCAATTTCTATGATTTCATCTTCATCTATATTGATTATAAGGTTCCACCTGCTATTTGTTTTACCGGTCTGAAAACCACCTGATTCAAACAAATTGTACTTTTTGTTTTTGACAGATTGAGCGTATTTTTTAAAATAATCCATATCAGGCTTTTTTAAAAGTTCCGTTAAAAATGCTAATCGTTTCGTTACAGCAATGTTGTTGATGGCTTTACAATATTTCACCATTTTTTGAGCACTCAATTTTGCATTATTAAAAGCCTTGATTATTTCGGCATATCCGCCTCCGTACTGCGGTAAATCAAAACAATCAACTATAGTTTTTTCAACATCGGTAATTCTAAATTGATGATTTCCATACCCCAACTTTTTAAACCCAATCAACTTTTCATTCTTCACTTTTATAAATTTATATCGAATACCAAAAATGGTTTTGTTGGCTTTAATCATTGTGGTTTGCACATACATAACATTAGGTATTTGTTCGGTTAACCCGTGATAATGCATTGCAGACCAATAGGCTACGCCACCATTTTTTACAATAAAACTTGCAATTACATTTTCGTCCCTGAAATTATGACGACAATATTTGCCTTTTTCAATAACATCAATATAGCCCTGATTATTCAACTCTCTTAATGCTTTGTCCGAAAAATCATTCATAAAGCTGTCTTCTTTAGCGAAAATGTCAACACTATAATTGTCGAAAGTTTCCAATAATAATATAGATGGTTTTTTCATAAGTCAAAAATTACCTTTTGTTATGTTAGCCCATATAAAAATGACAAAATTAACAAAACAAAAGGTAAATGCAAAATGCAACATAATTATCTTATAGAAAGAATAATAACAGGCCATTCTGTACTAAAGTATTGTTTTCTAACTTTTTTGTGATTTGATTAAGCAAAGCACCTTAATTTCTGATTATATTCTCACACAAATCAAAATTTTATTTCGAATCTTACATTCCAAAAACAATAGCTCCTTCCGGTTTGTTTTCAACAACCAAAGAAGTATCGTTTCTGAAAATTTCAATTTTGGCAATTTCCGAACTGTGTTGTTTTAATTCTTCGCTTAATCCCGATAAATCCAAAACTACCTTGCCGTTTTGTTTCTTATCTTTCATTTTAATTAAATTGTTAAAATTTGGCAAAACAAGTTTTGAATTTTCGTTCAACTGTACCCAAATCAAAAATTCGTTTTCGGTGCCTGCCTTCGAGGCACTGTCATAATACGTTGCTCCGCGCCGCATTGCTTCTTTTAGCTTGTTGATATCTTCGGCGCTCAAATTATCAGCATCTTCTCCTGCCAAAGCAACTACTTCTCCCAGATTTTTAGGATTGACTGAAAAATGATGCAAATAATGCCCTTCTTCGAGTTTTGATTGGCGGCCTATAGTTGTCATTTCTTTTTCTTTCTCACCGGGCGAACTAAATGGTGCAGTAATTTGTTCACTGTAGATATTGTTTTCTGCCCAAATATTTATGCCATGATTT includes:
- the cas3 gene encoding CRISPR-associated helicase Cas3', translating into MVSFRSFKSISKNNIKIESIFKEKKEFKAHTHTQKQKETLQEHIYEVKDCFLRLVELNKIEKIIDNLIKSICFGSSAAGNHLKRMFLDSIVFHDFGKINPNFQTERMQNTIFFPQDKSIKIGSEHSFLSAYIFLNYHFNEIHNSSLTNENKSILWAYAFLFAIPIIKHHSGSINKDYDFEKDKIKSIHRFLEIFGNEITFEFSSSFFENEHKLWEYFDDKINNNNFDFFPLFALLKLNYSLLTASDYLATSHYMNDIELKSEEDFGLITNEFKKKLFVNFDKNDKAPWNGELIKNKEKYLHKSLDDLGEKSNENLNFIRQKLGAEVLTGIEKNKNEKVFYIEAPTGGGKTNMSMIAVRKMIELHTEINKVFYVFPFTTLITQTAKAIKETFGLENDQIAQVHSKSGFQEKEYRNEIDAKYGKEKRNQIDNLFVNYPFSLMTHIKFFDVLKSNKKDTNYLLHRLANSIVIIDELQAYNPEHWDKIKYFIAKYAELFNIQFIIMSATLPKIDEIELSGYKPKPFVSLISDAKNYLQNPNFAGRVKIKTNLLNKKIELSELANIVLEKSKKYAETRNDGYLGSVHTIIEFIFKKSASAFFRELQKCEDENGKFYDEIFVLSGTILEARRKYIIDFLKAPRNKNTKVLLITTQVVEAGVDIDMDLGFKNQSLIDSDEQLAGRINRNINKQNCELFLFKHDSPKRIYGDDLRYQETEKFDAKRIKDILSNKSFDELYKKVFAGIFKTNISAYKKGLDEYLDNFSRFDFKGIHHDFRLIDSQNVNIFVPIDIPVNGYSTKSFSDKEFEWITKNNCLENTNFVSGEKMWERYVSIIENKELEFTQKNYELKILNGIMSNFVFSVFIYKLSDLSEFIENPRTDESKFQLYYKLRKEGLSNIYTIEGGLNEEYLEIKSGQRFDFI
- a CDS encoding type I-B CRISPR-associated protein Cas5 yields the protein MQKLVSIDIFADFGMLKKPDTNEPIYLTFNMLHKPSLLGILGAIAGESGFKEKGVLPDYYLSFQDLKIGIQPLNHEKGNFQKTTVTYNNTTGMASKEQGGNLMITEQTLVAPAYRCYFFFDTENETHRKADENLSKYYAEYLPYLGKNEFSVWWKKYTVHDFEEFKPNESFKIKSIYIKNQPVEGSKYIQAFSPFSIESGNTFSYFERLPIGYTDIGNKNYQYKYESFAFTNWTLKANYEVNFMILKLKNNGIIQVF
- a CDS encoding nucleotidyl transferase AbiEii/AbiGii toxin family protein is translated as MILQKEIIKIAESKSLKTETIDKDWVLGHFLNAMFSIKDIKDCFVFKGGTALKKCYFPDYRFSEDLDFTLLGKKIVADEKLIKKIIEKAARNSGIKFHFQNRKIQKSDGKEQAYEIKIKYWGANHKPNQKPLPPSRWQTQIKLDISFTEKLLLPAEQKPILHEYSDNSLISEIIPTYSLIEVLGEKLRSLIQRNRPRDIYDLNYLSNLLPEDSSTSIKNILFEKAKSKGIKINDTHDFVNLIKGRTNKRAWQSSLGNHLPAGELPDFDKVYNKLRQFIEKILNS
- a CDS encoding type I CRISPR-associated protein Cas7 translates to MEKFKNRVFGAAIVKAINSNYNADFSGQPRTLPNGNVYATDKAFKYTVKNYIKDVYQGEKVFYFKRLNDEFNPLTLEDSYFKVFNTDTAKDKKVVAQNILSCIDVRFFGATFAMSGKAGKVALSVHGPVQVNHGINIWAENNIYSEQITAPFSSPGEKEKEMTTIGRQSKLEEGHYLHHFSVNPKNLGEVVALAGEDADNLSAEDINKLKEAMRRGATYYDSASKAGTENEFLIWVQLNENSKLVLPNFNNLIKMKDKKQNGKVVLDLSGLSEELKQHSSEIAKIEIFRNDTSLVVENKPEGAIVFGM